One window of the Pieris brassicae chromosome 4, ilPieBrab1.1, whole genome shotgun sequence genome contains the following:
- the LOC123709092 gene encoding protein lifeguard 4-like, with product MASIPLMYAQEDCELGEKGSIEDDFAYRNNVMNADKDIRLGFIRKVYSLLTVQLLVTVAIASVFLLVKPVQVFIHSNEWMVLIAFVLSMGTLLALIVKRREYPTNLYLLAGFTVVQAYTIGVVVSYFDTFIVLQALALTFTVVLALTLFTFNTKRDFSFVGYGLVAGLSVLIIGGFLQIFLQSSAFEIALSFTGAVFFGLFLIFDTQQLMTTLSPEEYILATINLYMDILNLFLYILRILNELNRN from the exons ATGGCTAGTATACCGTTAATGTATGCGCAGGAGGACTGTGAATTGGGAGAAAAGGGAAGCATTGAG gATGATTTTGCATATCGCAACAATGTTATGAATGCGGATAAGGATATACGTCTTGGCTTTATTCGAAAAGTTTATAGCTTGCTGACAGTACAACTCTTGGTCACTGTCGCAATTGCCTCtgtttttttacttgttaAGCCAGTACAAGTGTTTATACATTCCAA TGAATGGATGGTACTAATTGCATTTGTTCTGAGTATGGGGACACTACTAGCACTGATTGTTAAACGTCGTGAATATCCTACAAATCTCTACCTCCTGGCTGGTTTT ACTGTGGTGCAAGCATACACTATTGGTGTAGTGGTGTCATACTTTGACACATTTATTGTACTTCAAGCCCTGGCACTCACATTCACGGTGGTTCTTGCTCTGACTTTATTCACATTCAATACAAAGAGGGATTTCTCTTTTGTCGGATACGG CCTCGTAGCCGGACTCAGCGTGCTTATTATCGGGGGTTTTCTTCAAATCTTCCTTCAAAGCTCTGCCTTCGAAATCGCCCTTTCGTTCACGGGAGCTGTATTCTTTGGACTTTTCCTTATCTTTGACACTCAACAGCTTATGACAACTCTATCCCCAGAAGAATATATCCTCGCGACTATCAATTTGTACATGGATATACTAAACCTATTTCTATACATTTTGCGtattttaaacgaattaaACCGTAACTGA